The Papilio machaon chromosome 17, ilPapMach1.1, whole genome shotgun sequence genome segment GTTGCTGTGCTGTTGACTCGTGAAACGTTCACTTTTCGGAAACAAACGCATCTATAGACGAATTTCCGGTggaatgattttaaataatgggcgcgaaaatatttttatgacattGAGTTCCAGTCTGAATTTTGATCTTTTCGTATTTGactgattaaataaatagcaaCTTGTTTCAGtagaaaataaacgaaatattagtctatttaactatttattttgttatgaaaaatcCTTTCCATAAGCAATATGAGCAACGAACATAGACATGACATTAAACTTTTCCGGAAACGAGTGTCGTTTGAAAGTTTGTGAATCATCACATATGCTATTTCATTTACATGTTGAACAAGTTATTGCTGTATAGTTATTGGTTGTTTATCAAAAGTAATTTAGACTTGCCAATTGCGATCGAGTTAGTGTTGGCATTGCTTGCGTTACGCAgattacacaaataaaacaaagaaagagaATGCCatcaatttgaatttttgtgACAAGATTTACACAGtgcgataaataaaaaaggttgcATATTATATAATTCGATTTGACATATTTATAAGCGTCTAATGgctgtaaattttttattctatttctgCTGCTGCTTCatgtttattaaactaatgataaaaagataaaataattatttgagaGGTCTTGTaaccttaatattaaaaacatacttttatcaaaaaataaaatatgaaaaaaggattgtttaaaattaaaatttaactgtcATAAAATTTGCCAGATATACCCTTTTTAGAGGTTTATAGTCCAAAAATAGTTATTGCTATTCTTTGCTTCAAGAAAATGTCAAATTGTAACTTTGACGTTTCCTCAATACTTACTCTTTGTCATTTAGCTTAAATTGTCACACGATGAGAAAAAgtttacacaattttaggataattttctgttataggatgtataatttgtaaagattATGCATCTAACAGATAAATCACGTTTAATTCTATAATTTCTCTCTTAGTAAAtgttaaactgttttaattaaaagaggTTAGAAACCGCAAGAGTAGTACACGTATGCAGCAAACTGGTGTTTTTACGATATTTGGCCAATTAGGCCAGAAATGACGTGAGTTGAAATCTTGAATAGTTAAAGTGACAAGATGTTGCCCCTCACCCAGAAGGATACGAGGATTCCGCGGGGACCTTTAGGCGGGATACGTGAAAAATTTCAGAACTGGTTCAGACTTATTTATTCGGATAAAAATTCTAGGAACCTATTCATGTTCTTAATACTTAACTTATCATTTGCTTTTGTCGAGCTCTTTTATGGGATATGGACTAACAGCTTAGGTGAGTATCTTACAAAATTatctgaatttttaaattatggtaCTTTACCATCAAATAACTGTAAAATGGTATTGAcagacaatttatttttcaggtCTTATCTCTGATGCATTCCATATGTTCTTTGATTGCACGGGCCTGGTGGCCGGCCTGGCAGCATCCCTTGTGTCTAAGTGGAGAGCAAATGAGCGCTATTCATATGGCTATGCAAGGGCTGAAGTCCTAGCTGGTTTTGTAAATGGCCTCTTCCTCTTGTTCATTGCTTTCTTCATTATGAGTGAAGCTGTTGAAAGAGCCATTGAACCTCCagaggtaaatattttattacgcttaaaacaaaacttattacaatttattttaaattttctaataggTAGGAAATAACTATTAAAGACATTAGTTTTATGAGCTTAATGTAGTTGTGGggtatacgttttttttattgtattttttggcAATTTACTGTGGATACAGTAAATGTTGAATATTCCAGAAAAACCGCAATGACATTGAAAACTGTTATTGTCATAAAGAGTATGTAAAACCTCTAATTTCAAGAAAGCTTTGAATAGGTTCAATCAAATCTGGAAAAAGTtgagaaatttatttgttgtaaATCTTTGAGAACTTAGGatcaatttttttgtgttttttggTGTGATAATGTGTTAGTTGTAAGAGCTCGATTTCCGCAACTCCTCGGCTGGCGTGTATTTTGCGTGTGAGCAGGATTGGGATTCACTCCAGCCAATCCAACTCTCCAAAGAATCCAAGCAACCAAATGGATAATGTGTTGTACATGGAACATATTACTAGTTGTCACATTTGGCATGAGCCAAGCCTGCAAGAATGAGTGCAGAACGAACTATAGAAGCAAAATCAGCTTAAGCATTTAGCTTTGCtgcataaaatatgtaatttttcatcaatattttcttatgaTGTTATCACATAAAATATCATCCAAAAACTGACTTTACACACAGATAACcaagttattttaatgtgaaaatattttttttttatattacaattttttaaataattgatagtTACGTCAAAGTAATTCTTAATTCTGATTATCAAATAAGTCTGTGGCAATATGATAACATTAGCTACTTTGAACACTGCCACTCAGATAAAGCATGTTTCAAGTTACTTAACATTCATGTATTCATCTTGATAAggttttattactaaaaatcaACTTATTTTGTTGCCTGAGAAATACTATTGTATACATAGATTAGATaacagaaaattgtattttctacccatattgaaatttattaacttgtttgtttacataaagaaaagtattttttgtaaataacgaAGTATTTTACAACACATATAACGGTTGGAAcgatttttcaatttgaaaattacataAGAGATTGTCGTAAGTGTAATTCGGGCGGAACGAATCGCAAGAAAAGGCATCGATTGCAATAAAAACCCATATTATACTTTTACCATAGTTGCCATCCAATAAATTTTCAACCTTAAATTCAGAACTTTAAAGTTGAATTTACATAAAAGTTGCCCATAGAATAAATAGCTTACATTAATTTCCCGCCAACTCTCCCAATCTTAttactacaataaaaatattaactggtAAATTGTTACTTAGAAACTAAATAGCTTGGCGAATTTAGAATATGAAAACATTGCACCTGCAGCAAATGAGAGCAAaaagttgtttaatttaaaacatttttttcaggtTAAACACGAACGTCTTCTATTGGTGTCAGTGCTCGGTTTCTTAGTGAACCTGGTCGGCATATATGCTTTCCATCACGGCCACGGACATGGCCACTCTCACGGTGGCCACGGCCACTCGC includes the following:
- the LOC106716142 gene encoding zinc transporter 7, which encodes MLPLTQKDTRIPRGPLGGIREKFQNWFRLIYSDKNSRNLFMFLILNLSFAFVELFYGIWTNSLGLISDAFHMFFDCTGLVAGLAASLVSKWRANERYSYGYARAEVLAGFVNGLFLLFIAFFIMSEAVERAIEPPEVKHERLLLVSVLGFLVNLVGIYAFHHGHGHGHSHGGHGHSHNHDHSHGHSHDDMEAPTGAGSAIMRGVFLHVLADTLGSVGVIISAILMRTFGWMRADPICSMAIALLIAASVLPLVRDSAGVLMQRTPTSIERALPNLFTRVVGLAGVHAVQEPHFWTLCSDVHVGAIKLEVARQVDPRYVTEQAGRIFREAGVKHLTVQLDYSPL